The genomic window AGTTACAGATACAACTTATGCTGATGAAACTAAAGACGGTGTTGTGCTTACTGATTTTTGGGCTACATGGTGTGGTCCTTGTCGTATGCAATCACCTGTTATTGAGGAATTATCAGAGGAAAATGATGCTGTTAAATTTATGAAGATGGATGTCGATGCTAATCCAAAGACACCTCAATCATATGGAATTATGGCAATCCCAACACTCGTTATCACAAAAGATGGCAAGGTTGTCGACAAGCTTACAGGATTCCACAGCAAAGCCCAATTGGCAAAGATCCTTGATGGATATACAGATTAATATTAAATACGCTGACTGTTAGCTGTCAGCGTATTTTTTTAGCAATATTACTTATAAATGCTTATATACACTTATAAAAACGCAAAAATATGTTACACTTACTCTGAGGTAAAGATGATGTATCAACAACAACGATTAGAACAAATTATGGATTTACTACAGACCAATGAAGTAATTACCACCGATAAGTTGGTTCAAGAGTTTAACGTATCTCGTGATACAGTACGTAGAGACTTTTCAATTTTATCTGAACAGGGAAAAGTTCAGCGAATTCATGGTGGAATCATGCGGTTAGAAGAGAATGAACAAATGTATTCCTTCAACAGCCGATTGAATCAATTTGACAAGGCAAAAACACATATTGCCGAAATCGCGGAGAAAATGCTAGTACCAGGAAAAACTTATTTTTTTGATGTATCGACCACGGTTTTAAAACTGTCGCAGATTACGGACCAACAACTGACGGTTTATACACACTCATTGGATAATTCGATAATGCTTAGCGATAATCCTAAAGTAGATTTACACACATTGGGTGGTCATTTTTCTAGTAAAAATCGTTATTTCTACTCACTTCAAGAATCATCGTTATTAAATGATATTAGTTTTGATATAGCATTTTTTGGTGCCGCTGGATTAAAAAATGGAACTGTTAGTTTCGAAGATGAAGAAGACACTTATGTAAAAAAACAAGCTATCAAGCATGCCAAGAAAAAGGTTTTGTTAGCTGAAACCGAAAAATTTTCAAAGCAAGCAACTTATAATTTGGCAGATCTATCAGAGTTTGATTTGTTGATTACTGATAAAAAGCCCAAAGAAGAAAATTTAGAAAACATCGAAATTACATACTGAGAGGACAATAATTATGGACATCAAATTAGTGTTAAGCGATATTGACGGAACGATTTTGGATGACAATAATTTTGTTGATAGCAATCTGCAAACCGAACTAAGAGTCTTGAAACAAAAGAATATCCCATTTGTTTTAAGTTCTGCACGTTCACCAGAGGGAATGCTGCCAATTGCGAAAAAACTGGATATCGTGGATAATCCGATTGCTAGCTACAATGGAGCGTACATAATTAAAGACATTGATCTGGAATACCCCACGATTATTAGTAGCCACGCCTTGCCGCAAAATGAGATTCAAAATATTTTTGAAATCATCAATCAGGATTTCCCAACAGTTTCAATTAACTTGTATTCTAAATCCCAGTGGTACGTTAATCAGACAGATCATTGGACGGATGAGGAAGCTGATATTACCAATATTGAGCCAATGGTTACTGATTTGAATAGGTTCATTTTAGATAAGCCAGTTCACAAATTGTTGTTGATTGATGAACCAGATGTTATTAGTGATTTGATGAAGCAACTTCAAAATGCAAAATTTTTGCGTAGCACGTTTATATTATCCAAACCTAACTATCTTGAAATCACTGATAAGGGTGCTTCTAAAAGCGAAGCATTGAAAGAACTAGCGGAGTATTATCATTTGCCGATCGAGGATACAATGGCTTTAGGGGACAATTTTAACGATGTGCCCATGTTTGAAACAGCTGGATTAGGTGTAGCTATGGAAAATGCTCCAGACGAAGTGAAGGGCATGGCTGATGAAGTAACATCCAGCAATAATGACAATGGAGTATCAGAAGCTTTGAAAAAATATCTTTAGACAAAAAAAGACGAAAACCGAAGTTTTCGTCTTTTATCATGCAAAAATGTTCTGATCAATTAGAAATAATACATTAAAATCCCACTAAGATCTCTCGTCATTTTTGTCAGAAAGCGTTTTTTGTTGTATATTATAGTTTCTAGTTTCGTTCAATTTGAATCAAAATATTGACGAATTTATTCTTCAAATCAAGCGTAAAACTACCCATACATGCAGCACCTAGGGTATTTTGGACAGTTTCGCTAATGAATCCTGATTCCAATGAAAATTCGGGATCGTCATTATTTAAATTAAAACGTTGGATTACTTCTGGTCCAGATAAAACGTATTTGTAGCTTGCTTTAGTTTGACTAGCAATTTCAAGTTCGCCAAATCCGGCATTTTTGAAGACATTTGGTAAATCATTCATGTCTTGAATTGCCAAGCGACGGCTCAAATCTTTTCCTGCCCAGTAAAGAAGTTCAGGAGTATCCTTATCTAACAAATCAGGCAATACGAAATCTCGTAGTACCGATACGGCAAAGTATTTTTCCATTAAGTCGTTTTGAGTCGCACTGGTTTCTTCAGTTTCGACACTCTCGTCAAGATTTTCGTTATCATTGTTCTTGTTTTGTTTGGCCATTATTTCTACTCCTTTTGCTTAAAAATATTATATCATTAGGTAAATACCTTTTTAAGTGAATAACCAACTATCGAAAAATAAAATCGTTTAATAATCAAAATTTAGTGGGGTGTTGTTATGAGTGACAAAAGACCTATTGGGTTATTAGATTCTGGG from Companilactobacillus sp. includes these protein-coding regions:
- a CDS encoding DeoR/GlpR family DNA-binding transcription regulator; translation: MYQQQRLEQIMDLLQTNEVITTDKLVQEFNVSRDTVRRDFSILSEQGKVQRIHGGIMRLEENEQMYSFNSRLNQFDKAKTHIAEIAEKMLVPGKTYFFDVSTTVLKLSQITDQQLTVYTHSLDNSIMLSDNPKVDLHTLGGHFSSKNRYFYSLQESSLLNDISFDIAFFGAAGLKNGTVSFEDEEDTYVKKQAIKHAKKKVLLAETEKFSKQATYNLADLSEFDLLITDKKPKEENLENIEITY
- the trxA gene encoding thioredoxin, giving the protein MVDEVTDTTYADETKDGVVLTDFWATWCGPCRMQSPVIEELSEENDAVKFMKMDVDANPKTPQSYGIMAIPTLVITKDGKVVDKLTGFHSKAQLAKILDGYTD
- a CDS encoding DUF2507 domain-containing protein, which gives rise to MAKQNKNNDNENLDESVETEETSATQNDLMEKYFAVSVLRDFVLPDLLDKDTPELLYWAGKDLSRRLAIQDMNDLPNVFKNAGFGELEIASQTKASYKYVLSGPEVIQRFNLNNDDPEFSLESGFISETVQNTLGAACMGSFTLDLKNKFVNILIQIERN
- a CDS encoding Cof-type HAD-IIB family hydrolase, coding for MDIKLVLSDIDGTILDDNNFVDSNLQTELRVLKQKNIPFVLSSARSPEGMLPIAKKLDIVDNPIASYNGAYIIKDIDLEYPTIISSHALPQNEIQNIFEIINQDFPTVSINLYSKSQWYVNQTDHWTDEEADITNIEPMVTDLNRFILDKPVHKLLLIDEPDVISDLMKQLQNAKFLRSTFILSKPNYLEITDKGASKSEALKELAEYYHLPIEDTMALGDNFNDVPMFETAGLGVAMENAPDEVKGMADEVTSSNNDNGVSEALKKYL